From the genome of Nicotiana sylvestris chromosome 2, ASM39365v2, whole genome shotgun sequence, one region includes:
- the LOC104216639 gene encoding protein PAL OF QUIRKY, protein MDPPPPAPPSTTTDSLLDLPPLPTSTTKVRLLCSYGGHIVQRPHDKSLCYAGGDNRVVSVDRRTTAASLSALTAHLSRSLYGNRPFYLKYQLPNEELDSLISVTTDEDLQNMLEEHDRITCGSVTSSRIRLFLFPVKPESLGSALLDSKADSWFSDALNNTRIARRGQSTDSGFVNELIGFENMGRSNSAEGQGENLSAKQGLELGGGSVPESLVLETSSSFGSTSSSISMSNLPAIGVQSEDGGANLQDKRVRVPSSASLESDNSVGSTSFQPKVGIHQEQLVQVVSSMASHSLIEVEGSMANPSLIQTPKMVQVSGYQLPQTLDGKQPQQGLQYVHGGACYVPHYPSGPLPVSSCYPFYQLPMQQPQQNPYPLNQQYPIYLVPVQPMQSQSMPVQPNINHTAVIGPNRPPLHPQSVMNPPSIVYKEVMTAQSVPELGSKVYTTVPAATPPINALSQTQQHYTSPPEPQLGSQPILNASVPAANEANEIEDDLAYSQIYKSQPPPPSFISQCQTITKGAAVLLSESSMQLHSNNMMNQAPSHPQ, encoded by the exons ATGGACCCACCTCCGCCGGCTCCGCCGTCTACCACCACGGATTCCCTCTTGGACCTGCCACCTCTTCCTACTTCCACCACCAAGGTCCGCCTTTTATGCAGCTACGGTGGGCATATAGTTCAACGTCCCCACGATAAATCCCTCTGCTACGCCGGCGGGGACAACCGTGTCGTCTCCGTTGACCGTCGTACCACCGCCGCGTCCCTCTCCGCCCTTACTGCCCATCTTTCCCGTTCCCTTTACGGCAACCGTCCGTTTTATCTCAAATACCAGCTCCCTAACGAGGAACTTGACTCTCTTATCTCTGTCACAACCGATGAGGACTTACAGAACATGCTTGAGGAACACGATAGGATCACCTGTGGCTCTGTTACATCTTCCCGTATCAGATTATTTCTCTTTCCTGTAAAGCCTGAATCCTTAGGCTCGGCTTTACTTGATTCTAAAGCGGATTCTTGGTTCTCCGATGCTTTGAATAATACCCGGATTGCTAGAAGGGGCCAATCTACTGATTCGGGTTTTGTGAATGAGCTTATCGGGTTTGAAAATATGGGTAGGTCTAATTCTGCAGAGGGTCAGGGTGAAAATTTGAGTGCCAAGCAAGGATTGGAGCTTGGGGGTGGTTCAGTGCCTGAGTCTTTGGTTTTGGAAACTAGCTCATCTTTTGGTTCGACCAGTTCTTCCATTTCAATGTCTAATTTGCCTGCTATTGGAGTTCAATCCGAGGATGGTGGTGCCAATTTGCAGGACAAAAGGGTTAGAGTGCCCTCATCAGCTTCACTAGAGAG TGATAACAGTGTTGGAAGTACTAGTTTTCAACCAAAAGTTGGAATTCACCAAGAGCAACTTGTTCAAGTTGTGTCGAGTATGGCCTCACACAGTCTTATCGAAGTAGAAGGCTCCATGGCAAATCCCTCTCTCATTCAGACGCCAAAAATGGTTCAGGTTTCTGGGTATCAATTACCTCAGACATTGGATGGGAAGCAGCCGCAACAAGGCTTGCAATATGTTCATGGTGGTGCCTGTTATGTACCGCACTATCCTAGCGGTCCATTGCCAGTATCATCCTGTTATCCATTTTATCAGCTTCCCATGCAGCAGCCACAACAAAATCCTTATCCGTTGAATCAACAATACCCAATATACTTAGTTCCAGTTCAGCCAATGCAATCCCAGAGTATGCCGGTGCAGCCAAACATTAATCATACAGCAGTGATTGGCCCCAATCGCCCCCCCTTGCATCCACAAAGTGTCATGAACCCTCCATCAATAGTTTATAAGGAGGTTATGACGGCTCAATCAGTACCTGAGTTGGGTTCTAAAGTTTATACAACAGTCCCAGCAGCAACACCACCCATTAATGCACTTTCTCAGACTCAGCAACACTATACTTCCCCTCCTGAGCCACAGCTTGGTTCCCAACCTATCTTAAATGCATCAGTTCCTGCTGCAAATGAAGCAAATGAGATTGAGGATGATCTTGCATACAGTCAGATATATAAGTCTCAGCCTCCTCCACCCTCGTTCATTTCCCAGTGCCAAACCATTACAAAGGGGGCGGCAGTATTACTTTCAGAGTCTTCAATGCAGCTGCACAGTAACAATATGATGAACCAGGCACCATCACATCCTCAGTGA